The following nucleotide sequence is from Deinococcus proteolyticus MRP.
CCCTCCTGCTTCCCAGGGCCGGGATAAGCCAGGACAGCCTCATTTGGACCAGCGCACTGCCTTTGAGCTTGAGTGCAGCCTGCACAGAGGCGCACCCACTGATAACGGCCCAGTCTACTCCGCTGGGTTGGGCTGGTGCTGCAACGTGGATACCGTCCGGCAACAGGCAGCATCTCAACCTATAGGCCTATGAGCAGCGATGCCCACCAAAAACAGGCCCCCGACTGGGAGCCTGTTGGTGTGACTAAAATCAGCGACTGTCCGCTTAGCGGCGGGTGGTGTCGTTGGTGTGGGTGGTAGTGGTGTGAGTGGTCTGGGTAGGGGTGGTGTGCACAGGAGCGGTGCGGACCACATGCTCGGGCTCACGGCGGCGGCCAGCCAGACCAGCCAGACCCAGCAGACCCAGCCAGCCCCAGTCAAAGCCGTCGTTTTCGCGCTCGACAGTGGTGGTGGTGGTTTCGGGGGTGGAGGTGGTGCTGGTGGTGGTTTCGCTGGTGGTCTCGGTCTGAGCGGAAGCGGTGATAGGGGCGGCCAGCAGGCCAGTCAGCAGCAAAGTGTAAGTTGCTTTTTTCATGTCGTGAATCTCCTCTTTCGGGTAGGTCAGTGTTGGAATCTCCAGTGTGGAGCGCCCAACTGCTGACTTCTGGATAGCAGTTTGTGGCCTTCACCAGTCCTGGACCTGAGAACCACCTAAAGGTTATTTATCCAACTCACAAGATGCGGGGGGGAAA
It contains:
- a CDS encoding WGxxGxxG family protein, with amino-acid sequence MKKATYTLLLTGLLAAPITASAQTETTSETTTSTTSTPETTTTTVERENDGFDWGWLGLLGLAGLAGRRREPEHVVRTAPVHTTPTQTTHTTTTHTNDTTRR